A window of the Bacillus sp. A301a_S52 genome harbors these coding sequences:
- a CDS encoding bifunctional 4-hydroxy-2-oxoglutarate aldolase/2-dehydro-3-deoxy-phosphogluconate aldolase codes for MTHLVDELKKEKLVAIIRGIAYKDGEATARALKDGGITFLEVTLNTDNALQLIEDLNVQFDGELIVGAGTVLNVHMAKEAVAAGATYLVSPNLDEAVIEYGVSCDVDVWPGTLTPTEIVRAFELGASAVKVFPIGAVGDDYLKNIRGPLPHIPMMVTGGVTLNNMIHFFSQGAVAVGLGSNLVNNTLIAKGEFSQITAMAKKYSELVNGGLAHDSLTKY; via the coding sequence ATGACACATTTAGTTGATGAGCTAAAAAAGGAGAAGCTTGTAGCTATTATCCGTGGGATAGCTTATAAGGACGGTGAGGCAACAGCACGAGCGCTTAAAGATGGAGGAATAACCTTTTTAGAAGTCACGTTAAACACTGATAATGCCTTACAATTAATCGAGGATTTGAATGTTCAGTTCGACGGAGAGTTGATTGTTGGTGCAGGAACTGTGTTGAATGTGCACATGGCGAAAGAAGCGGTGGCTGCTGGTGCTACTTATCTCGTATCTCCTAATTTGGATGAAGCAGTCATTGAGTATGGGGTTTCGTGTGATGTAGATGTTTGGCCTGGTACACTTACACCGACAGAAATTGTAAGGGCGTTTGAGCTAGGAGCCTCGGCCGTTAAAGTCTTTCCGATCGGGGCAGTTGGTGACGACTATTTAAAAAACATTCGTGGACCGCTGCCACATATCCCGATGATGGTAACGGGCGGTGTCACCTTGAATAATATGATTCATTTTTTTTCTCAAGGAGCTGTGGCAGTAGGATTAGGAAGCAATCTTGTTAATAACACGTTGATCGCTAAAGGGGAATTTTCGCAAATCACAGCTATGGCGAAGAAGTATTCAGAATTGGTGAATGGAGGACTTGCCCATGACAGCCTCACGAAATACTGA
- the kduI gene encoding 5-dehydro-4-deoxy-D-glucuronate isomerase, whose translation MDIRYATNPKDMKAYTTEKLRDDFLIESLFVKGEINMVYSHYDRVIVGGVIPTTEGLKLDAGDALRTDYFLERREIGIVNIGGKGKVTVDGKDFSLNKRDCLYVGLGKKDVTFHSDNPTSPAKLYFVSANAHKEYPTQVLPIKEAQPTKLGSDAESNNRTIYKYIHGEGIQSCQLMMGMTLLEPNNMWNTMPAHVHDRRMEVYLYFDMDEESRVFHFMGEPKETRHLLVKNEQAILSPPWSIHSGVGTNNYTFIWAMAGENYTFKDMDFVKMKDLK comes from the coding sequence TTGGATATTAGGTATGCTACAAATCCAAAAGATATGAAGGCGTATACAACTGAAAAGTTACGGGATGATTTCTTAATTGAAAGCCTGTTTGTTAAAGGCGAGATCAACATGGTTTATTCCCATTATGACCGGGTTATCGTTGGAGGCGTTATTCCAACTACGGAAGGGTTAAAATTGGATGCAGGTGACGCTTTAAGAACGGATTACTTTCTTGAACGTAGGGAAATAGGGATTGTCAATATTGGTGGAAAAGGTAAGGTAACGGTTGATGGGAAAGACTTTTCATTGAATAAACGGGATTGTTTGTATGTCGGTCTCGGAAAGAAAGACGTGACCTTCCATAGTGATAATCCAACCTCACCCGCTAAGTTATATTTCGTTTCAGCGAATGCACATAAGGAATATCCGACTCAAGTTTTGCCAATAAAAGAAGCACAGCCAACAAAGCTCGGATCAGACGCTGAATCGAACAATCGAACTATTTATAAATATATACATGGAGAAGGTATTCAAAGCTGCCAGTTAATGATGGGTATGACGCTATTAGAACCAAATAACATGTGGAATACAATGCCTGCCCATGTGCACGATCGTCGTATGGAAGTTTATCTCTATTTTGATATGGATGAAGAATCACGGGTATTTCATTTTATGGGAGAACCAAAAGAAACACGTCATTTGCTAGTTAAAAATGAGCAGGCGATACTGTCTCCCCCTTGGTCAATTCATTCAGGTGTCGGAACAAATAACTATACGTTTATTTGGGCGATGGCTGGAGAAAACTATACATTTAAAGATATGGATTTTGTAAAAATGAAAGATTTAAAGTAA
- a CDS encoding dienelactone hydrolase translates to MLDYVDRFYQQMCETTLRENASKKEIRTKLHMLLGNFRHDFSHHRSKKIEEVALGDYKREKFLLWFDDDSLAIPVYILTPKKPKKTTMPGVMTVHGHGYGAREIVGLTREGNEDELIKGSHRHFAVSLVKQGMKVIAPEVIGYGERMLTTDKINDKKNSCYKLATAFLMRGQTLAGYRIAEAAKVMRWFSAHYQVDERQLGIMGFSGGALISGYLAIMETAIKATVLTGFTNTFKQSILAREHCLDNYIPNILMLGELPELLSAICPRQLYVEAGRNDHLFPKKGVNDAVTFLAQIYQKERVGHHFTSHFFDGGHEVFGEKAFTWLLDSLMRE, encoded by the coding sequence ATGTTAGATTACGTTGATCGTTTTTATCAACAAATGTGTGAGACAACGTTACGGGAAAATGCTTCTAAGAAAGAGATACGAACGAAACTTCATATGTTATTAGGAAACTTTCGCCATGATTTTTCCCACCATCGTAGTAAAAAAATAGAGGAAGTGGCTCTAGGGGATTATAAACGAGAAAAATTCCTGTTATGGTTTGATGATGATTCGCTGGCTATTCCTGTATATATTTTAACGCCGAAAAAGCCAAAAAAAACCACGATGCCTGGGGTAATGACGGTACATGGCCATGGCTATGGAGCTCGTGAAATAGTTGGTTTGACAAGAGAGGGAAACGAGGATGAATTGATTAAAGGTAGTCATCGCCATTTTGCAGTTTCTCTCGTGAAACAAGGAATGAAGGTAATTGCACCTGAAGTAATCGGATATGGAGAGAGGATGCTTACAACAGATAAAATCAACGATAAAAAGAATTCGTGTTACAAGTTGGCGACAGCTTTTCTTATGAGGGGGCAGACACTTGCTGGATATCGAATAGCAGAAGCAGCTAAGGTTATGCGATGGTTTTCAGCACATTATCAAGTAGATGAGAGACAGTTAGGCATTATGGGCTTTTCCGGTGGCGCACTCATTTCCGGTTATTTAGCGATTATGGAAACAGCCATTAAAGCAACAGTGCTAACTGGCTTTACGAATACTTTTAAGCAAAGTATTTTAGCGAGGGAACATTGTCTTGATAATTATATCCCAAATATTTTGATGCTTGGGGAATTACCGGAACTTCTATCAGCAATCTGCCCTCGACAGCTTTACGTAGAAGCAGGTAGAAATGATCATTTGTTTCCTAAAAAAGGTGTTAATGACGCCGTAACATTTTTAGCACAAATCTATCAAAAGGAAAGGGTAGGTCACCATTTTACAAGTCATTTTTTTGATGGTGGTCATGAAGTGTTTGGAGAGAAGGCATTTACATGGTTATTAGACAGCTTAATGAGAGAATGA